Proteins found in one Triticum aestivum cultivar Chinese Spring chromosome 4D, IWGSC CS RefSeq v2.1, whole genome shotgun sequence genomic segment:
- the LOC123097395 gene encoding protein ABERRANT POLLEN TRANSMISSION 1 isoform X2 has product MSKLDLKFLPKDHGLSINNEIGSISVRLMKSQPQNDLGVAPTHLWLETDVTDIHLLMDGSTSVLEVVKIATVVSANIPTQSTEPIRAEVNIKISGGQCNLIISRIKPLILMKSAKKKPLVLHESSQQDKVPKEKLALALVLTFSVPELSVVLYSLDDIPLFHCCLLSTHFSASKLVNQGPELHAKLGELKFLVAVKHQQLINESISGTLLHISRSTLDLEQKEAGKDSGVDHAKSALSVNISGIGMHFCFYYLELLCTTAMSYKGFLKSIRPPKKRPVHETSQKSTKNAKGAQLVKISVEQCSILYVGDMRLEDMSVADPKRVNFGSQGGRVMITDDANGGPRMAYVNSTRFPDNKNVNFSTSLEINRFGLCLNKEKHSMQVELGRSRLTHKEYQFDDNPAEEVTLFDVQKAKFVKRSGGQNDNAVCSLINVTDIAVRYEPDPCLELLEVGTRLKSVLHRLKLQNSATEVKDETAHMDTLTKKDPTDNSQQEKAQKKRESVIAIDVESLKISGELADGVEAMVHVGSIFSENAKIGVLIEGVAIIFCDAQLFRSSRMQISRIPISVSDSLPDKKFQSATTCDWVIQLRDAYICLPFRLQLRAIDDAVEDTLRAFKLISAAKTSVLFPEKKPSSSSSSKKSKSKSTVFRYIRLIVRDLTAEIEEEPLQGWLDEHMTLMKNVFNESIVRLDLLDQLESAKNKDSPKAKLDGSASENSNDSPDVYVDAPGMQSLEKLREEIHIQAFKSYYQACQKLSVSEGSGSCSSGFQSGFKMSKQRASVMSICAKDVDVSLSKIDGGDEGMISFVKSVDPVCAKNDIPFSRLYGSNFTLKAKSLSAYIRDYTFPLFSGTSAKCDGRLVLAQQATCFQPQVRQDVYVGKWWRVNLLRSATGYTPPMKTYADIPLSFQRGEVSFGVGYEPVFADISYAFTCALRRANLAKRWYFERPEPPRRERSLPWWDDMRNYIHGKFSLCLAETMWHLPAATSPYEKLDQFLITTGYIEIRYVDGYVSLSSKCLKVYITSLESLAKKCTLEPPPHTTIPFLETPSFFMDIAIEWGCDSGNPMDHYIFTLPVEGKPRDKVLDPFRSTSLSLKWSFSLKPSTAEPMESKQKTQASSNDSPTLNVGAHDLVWLSKWWNLFFLPPHKLRLFSRFPRFGVPRFIRSGNLPLDRVMTEQCIRFDATLLQINNIPLQADDPAKGLTLHFTKLRLEISSSRGKQIFTFDCKREPLDLVYMGIDMHLLKVFINNTPEQTSSKDAQVESKSLHTKVADNPACEKSKTKTRSTEKSRDDGFFLYSDYFTIRKQAPKADAARLSAWQEDGRKKSEVTSFKSEFDGGDESDDAQSGSDEEGFNVVVADNCQRVFVHGLKILWSLENRAAILSWVGGLTQAFQPPKPSPSRQYTQRKILEKKQATKEAEMSNDGAPNSSPLASQSSDPLQQTKSSDPASSIGSSKLEPTSTSETATKPSNSSDSGDEGTRLFMVNIVQPQFNLHSEEANGRFLLAAGSGRVMVRSFQSVVQVGQEMFEKALGASNVSIGESKPEMTWSRFEVSVMLEHVQAHVAPTDVDPGAGIQWLPKIHRRSSEVKRTGALLERVFMPCQMYFRITRHKGGNPELKVKPLKELAFNSPDITAGMTSRQFQVMMDVLTNLLFARAPRTRKSNLCYPLDDDDSDIAEESDAVVPDGVEEVELAKIHVEVKERERKILFDDIRILSTSSELSGDLSQSPKSDDSTSIVTGSKSMLVKRLKKELVNVRNGRKEAYSMLRSAMQKAAQLRLMEKEKNKSPSCAMRVSVRINKVGWSMLADGKAFSEAEINDIIYDFDRDYKDVGIAQLTTKLFVLRNGLANAKSDTVVAPWNPPSEWGKNAMLRVNARQGAPTDGNSVIESLLVDIYPLKIYLTESMYRMMWGYFFPGDEQHPQKRQELFKVSTTAGTRRVKKGTSVAETNSPSNQSSFDRTWEENVAESVANELVSQIQGQSNAQTRSAREEKKPVEPNEVKQSRPQKMMDFRNIKISQVELLLTYEGLPFAVSDVRLLMDTFHREDFTGTWPRLFSRVKKHIVWGVLKSVTGMQGKKFKAKSTSQKEPTAGLIAASDLNLSDSDGDESGNSDQLPAFLRKPSDGAGDGFATSVKGLFSSQKKKAMHFVLKTMKGDGDQDFQGERSENDIEFSPFARQLTITKTKKLIRKHTKKLQSKVPQNAGSQQEHGSELPPRGPSGHHMDSSSSSSSSSSDNDEPSQVEMIPKDQAAQA; this is encoded by the exons ATGTCCAAGCTAGATCTGAAGTTTTTGCCAAAGGACCATGGCCTCTCGATCAACAACGAAATTGGTAGCATTTCTGTGAGACTTATGAAGTCACAGCCTCAGAATGACTTAGGGGTGGCTCCAACACACCTTTGGTTGGAAACTGACGTGACAGATATTCAT CTTCTGATGGATGGTTCTACATCTGTATTAGAGGTTGTGAAAATTGCAACTGTTGTTTCAGCTAATATTCCCACTCAG TCAACAGAGCCAATTCGAGCGGAAGTAAATATCAAGATCAGTGGGGGCCAATGTAATCTTATTATAAGCAGAATTAAGCCACTGATCTTGATGAAGTCAGCTAAAAAGAAGCCCCTTGTTCTTCATGAAAGTTCACAACAAGACAAGGTGCCCAAAGAAAAATTAGCACTGGCTTTGGTACTTACATTCTCAGTACCCGAGTTGTCTGTTGTGCTTTATAGTCTTGATGACATACCTCTGTTCCAT TGTTGCTTGCTGTCTACTCATTTTTCTGCAAGTAAGTTGGTAAATCAAGGACCTGAACTGCATGCAAAGCTTGGAGAATTAAAATTCCTTGTTGCTGTGAAACATCAACAGTTGATAAATGAAAGCATTTCGGGCACCTTACTGCACATTAGTCGCTCAACTCTTGATCTGGAGCAAAAGGAGGCAGGCAAAGATAGTGGTGTTGACCATGCTAAATCTGCTCTCTCTGTTAATATATCTGGAATAGGAATGCATTTCTGTTTTTATTACCTTGAGTTGCTTTGTACAACTGCAATGTCCTACAAGGGTTTTTTGAAAAGCATTCGCCCCCCTAAGAAACGACCTGTACATGAGACTTCTCAAAAATCTACCAAGAATGCTAAAGGAGCACAGCTAGTGAAGATTAGTGTTGAGCAGTGCTCTATTTTGTATGTTGGTGACATGAGGCTTGAAGATATGTCCGTAGCAGATCCAAAGCGTGTAAATTTTGGTTCACAAGGTGGCCGTGTTATGATAACCGATGATGCTAATGGTGGCCCAAGGATGGCCTATGTAAACTCGACCAGGTTTCCAGATAATAAGAATGTTAACTTCTCCACTTCTCTTGAGATTAATCGATTTGGTTTATGTCTGAACAAGGAAAAGCACTCCATGCAGGTTGAACTTGGAAGATCCAGATTAACACATAAAGAATATCAGTTTGATGATAATCCTGCAGAGGAGGTTACACTTTTTGATGTGCAAAAGGCAAAGTTCGTCAAGCGTTCTGGTGGGCAGAATGACAATGCAGTCTGCTCCCTCATCAATGTGACAGATATAGCAGTCAGGTATGAGCCAGATCCCTGCCTGGAATTACTTGAAGTAGGCACGCGGCTTAAATCAGTTCTGCACAGGCTGAAACTCCAGAATTCTGCTACTGAGGTAAAAGATGAAACAGCGCACATGGATACTTTGACAAAAAAAGATCCTACAGACAATAGCCAGCAAGAGAAGGCACAAAAGAAACGGGAATCAGTTATTGCCATTGATGTGGAATCATTGAAAATTTCAGGTGAACTTGCTGATGGGGTTGAAGCAATGGTTCATGTTGGCTCCATTTTTTCTGAGAATGCCAAGATTGGTGTTTTGATTGAAGGGGTTGCGATTATTTTTTGTGATGCACAGCTTTTCAGAAGCAGCCGTATGCAGATTTCACGCATCCCGATTTCTGTTTCGGACAGCCTTCCTGATAAGAAGTTTCAGTCTGCAACTACATGTGATTGGGTTATTCAATTGCGAGATGCTTATATATGTCTGCCTTTTAGGTTGCAGCTGCGGGCTATTGATGATGCAGTTGAAGATACGTTGCGGGCATTTAAACTTATTTCTGCAGCAAAAACATCCGTATTATTTCCTGAGAAGAAacctagcagcagcagcagcagtaaaaAGAGCAAATCAAAATCCACGGTATTTCGGTATATCAGGTTAATTGTACGTGACCTCACAGCAGAAATTGAGGAAGAACCTCTCCAAGGTTGGCTTGATGAGCATATGACTTTAATGAAGAATGTATTTAATGAGTCCATAGTTAGGTTGGATCTGCTCGACCAGCTTGAGTCAGCCAAAAACAAAGACTCCCCCAAGGCAAAATTGGATGGCTCTGCTTCTGAAAATAGCAATGACAGCCCTGATGTTTATGTTGATGCGCCTGGCATGCAATCTCTTGAAAAGCTTAGAGAAGAAATCCATATACAGGCATTTAAATCATATTACCAGGCATGTCAGAAGTTGTCAGTATCAGAAGGGTCAGGTTCATGTTCAAGTGGCTTCCAGTCAGGATTTAAGATGAGTAAACAGAGAGCATCAGTTATGTCAATCTGTGCAAAAGATGTTGACGTGAGCCTATCAAAGATTGATGGGGGTGATGAAGGAATGATTAGTTTTGTTAAAAGTGTGGATCCTGTTTGTGCAAAAAATGATATTCCATTTTCCCGGTTGTATGGCAGCAATTTTACTTTGAAAGCTAAATCATTATCTGCGTATATAAGAGATTATACATTTCCACTCTTTTCTGGAACCTCTGCTAAATGTGATGGACGGCTTGTGCTTGCCCAGCAG GCGACTTGTTTTCAGCCCCAAGTTCGACAAGATGTTTATGTTGGGAAATGGTGGCGAGTAAATCTGCTACGGTCCGCTACTGGCTATACCCCACCAATGAAAACATATGCTGACATACCATTGTCTTTTCAAAGAGGGGAGGTCTCCTTTGGAGTCGGCTATGAGCCAGTTTTTGCCGATATAAGCTATGCTTTTACATGTGCATTGCGCAGGGCAAATCTAGCTAAAAGATGGTACTTTGAGCGCCCCGAACCCCCGAGAAGAGAGCGCAGTTTACCCTGGTGGGATGATATGCGGAACTACATCCACGGTAAATTCAGCTTATGTCTTGCTGAAACAATGTGGCATCTCCCTGCTGCAACAAGTCCTTATGAGAAGCTAGATCAATTTCTAATCACAACTGGCTATATAGAAATACGATATGTGGATGGTTATGTCAGTCTGTCTTCAAAGTGTCTAAAGGTGTACATCACTAGCCTAGAGAGTCTTGCGAAGAAGTGCACTCTAGAACCTCCACCTCATACAACTATACCTTTCCTTGAAACACCCTCCTTTTTCATGGACATTGCAATAGAGTGGGGATGTGATTCAGGCAACCCTATGGATCATTATATATTTACTCTACCTGTAGAGGGAAAACCGCGAGACAAAGTACTTGATCCATTTCGGTCAACTTCACTCTCACTAAAGTGGAGCTTTTCACTTAAACCTAGTACTGCTGAACCTATGGAGAGCAAACAAAAAACCCAAGCATCTTCAAATGATTCTCCGACTCTGAATGTTGGAGCTCATGATTTGGTCTGGCTATCAAAGTGGTGGAACTTATTTTTTCTTCCTCCCCATAAATTAAGACTTTTCTCCAGGTTTCCacggtttggagttcctagatttATCCGGTCCGGAAATCTGCCACTTGATAGAGTTATGACCGAACAGTGTATTCGTTTTGATGCTACATTATTGCAGATCAACAATATACCACTACAGGCTGATGATCCTGCTAAAGGTCTGACACTGCACTTCACAAAGCTCAGGTTGGAAATTTCTTCCAGTCGTGGTAAGCAGATATTTACTTTTGACTGCAAGCGCGAACCTCTTGATCTTGTCTACATGGGCATAGACATGCACTTATTGAAGGTATTTATTAATAATACTCCTGAACAAACAAGTTCGAAGGATGCCCAGGTAGAAAGCAAGAGTCTGCATACCAAAGTTGCAGATAATCCTGCTTGTGAAAAGAGCAAAACAAAAACTAGATCGACTGAGAAAAGCCGAGATGATGGATTTTTTCTGTACTCTGATTATTTCACAATACGAAAACAAGCTCCCAAGGCCGATGCTGCTAGATTATCAGCATGGCAGGAGGATGGCAGGAAAAAATCTGAGGTGACATCATTCAAGTCTGAGTTTGATGGGGGTGATGAAAGTGACGATGCGCAATCAGGTAGTGATGAGGAGGGGTTTAATGTCGTTGTTGCTGACAATTGTCAGCGAGTATTCGTTCATGGATTAAAAATTCTGTGGAGTCTAGAAAATAGAGCCGCTATCTTATCTTGGGTTGGTGGTTTAACCCAAGCATTTCAGCCTCCAAAACCATCTCCTTCTCGCCAATACACCCAAAGAAAGATTCTTGAGAAAAAGCAGGCAACTAAAGAAGCTGAGATGTCTAACGatggtgctcccaactcttcaCCCTTGGCATCACAGTCTTCAGATCCTCTCCAACAAACCAAGAGTTCAGACCCAGCTTCTTCCATCGGATCCAGCAAGCTAGAGCCAACATCAACTAGTGAAACTG CAACGAAGCCTTCAAACAGTAGTGATTCTGGAGATGAAGGCACAAGACTTTTCATGGTTAATATTGTCCAGCCTCAGTTCAATCTGCATTCAGAAGAAGCAAAT GGTAGGTTTCTGCTAGCTGCTGGTAGTGGACGGGTGATGGTTCGTTCATTTCAGTCAGTTGTACAAGTTGGTCAAGAAATGTTTGAGAAAGCACTTGGCGCCAGCAACGTATCCATCGGAGAGTCCAAGCCAGAAATGACCTGGTCACGTTTTGAGGTTTCTGTAATGTTGGAGCATGTTCAGGCTCATGTTGCTCCAACTGATGTTGATCCCGGTGCTGGTATTCAGTGGCTGCCAAAAATACATCGCAGATCGTCAGAAGTCAAAAGAACTGGTGCTTTACTTGAGAGGGTATTTATGCCATGCCAAATGTACTTCCGCATCACAAGACACAAGGGAGGAAATCCTGAACTAAAG GTCAAGCCACTGAAAGAGCTGGCATTTAACTCTCCAGATATAACTGCTGGTATGACATCACGCCAATTTCAGGTTATGATGGATGTTTTGACTAATCTGCTCTTTGCGAGAGCTCCCAG AACTCGGAAGAGTAATCTGTGTTATCCCCTTGATGATGATGATAGCGACATtgctgaagaatctgatgcagtTGTACCAGATGGAGTTGAAGAGGTCGAATTAGCGAAGATCCATGTTGAAGTAAAAGAAAGAGAACGGAAGATACTGTTTGATGATATCAGAATCTTGTCTACCAGTAGTGAATTATCTGGTGATCTGAGTCAGTCGCCAAAATCCGATGATTCCACATCAATTGTTACCGGTTCAAAGTCAATGCTG GTAAAACGTCTGAAGAAAGAACTTGTGAATGTCCGAAATGGTAGGAAAGAAGCATATTCTATGCTGAGAAGTGCTATGCAGAAAGCTGCACAGTTGAGGTTGATggaaaaggaaaagaacaaaagCCCTTCATGTGCCATGAGAGTTTCGGTGAGGATAAACAAGGTCGGGTGGAGCATGTTAGCAGATGGAAAAGCCTTTTCTGAAGCTGAGATAAATGATATT ATTTATGATTTTGACCGGGACTACAAAGACGTAGGCATTGCTCAGTTGACAACCAAGTTGTTTGTTCTCAGAAATGGTCTTGCTAATGCAAAATCAGATACTGTTGTTGCACCCTGGAATCCACCGTCTGAATGGGGCAA GAATGCAATGCTTCGTGTTAATGCTAGGCAAGGAGCTCCGACTGATGGAAACTCAGTAATTGAGAGTTTGCTG GTGGACATCTATCCGCTGAAAATTTATTTAACAGAATCAATGTACAGAATGATGTGGGGATATTTCTTCCCTGGTGATGAGCAGCACCCACAAAAGCGGCAG GAACTTTTCAAAGTCTCTACTACAGCAGGGACACGGCGAGTTAAGAAAGGCACTTCGGTTGCAGAAACAAACAGTCCCAGTAACCAGTCATCATTTGACAGAACATGGGAGGAAAATGTGGCTGAATCTGTAGCTAATGAACTTGTTTCACAAATCCAGGGTCAGTCAAATGCCCAAACTCGTTCTGCTCGTGAAGAGAAGAAGCCTGTAGAACCTAATGAGGTGAAGCAATCTAGACCTCAGAAGATGATGGACTTCCGCAATATAAAGATAAGCCAG GTCGAATTGCTTCTCACGTATGAGGGATTGCCATTTGCTGTTAGTGATGTAAGGCTACTCATGGATACCTTTCATCGTGAAGATTTTACTGGGACATGGCCAAGACTGTTTTCACGAGTGAAGAAACATATTGTATGGGGAGTACTGAAGTCAGTAACTGGCATGCAG GGTAAAAAGTTTAAAGCTAAATCCACTAGCCAAAAAGAGCCAACTGCAGGATTAATCGCTGCCAGTGATTTAAATTTGAGTGACAGCGATGGTGATGAAAGTGGGAACTCTGATCAACTACCAGCTTTCCTTAGAAAACCAAGTGATGGTGCTGGTGATGGATTTGCCACCTCTGTGAAGGGATTGTTCAGTTCACAAAAAAAGAAAGCAATGCATTTTGTCCTGAAGACTATGAAAGGAGATGGTGATCAGGATTTTCAGGGTGAACGGAGTGAGAATGATATCGAGTTTTCTCCATTTGCTCGGCAGTTGACTATAACAAAAACAAAGAAGCTTATAAGGAAGCACACGAAAAAGTTACAGTCTAAAGTTCCCCAAAATGCAG GTAGTCAGCAAGAACACGGGTCAGAGTTGCCACCGCGCGGCCCTTCTGGGCACCATATggactcgtcgtcgtcctcctcttcatcctcttctgacAACGATGAGCCATCGCAGGTGGAAATGATCCCAAAAGATCAGGCAGCACAGGCGTAG